The Mycobacterium seoulense genomic interval ACGGATACCATCGCCCATGGCGGACGGGTTGCCGAAGCTCCAGTCCTGGTCCACAACGGGTAACAGTTCCTTGCGCCAGGCCAGATCGTGATCGAAGCCGCCGGATGCCAGGATGACCCCGAGGCGCGCACCGATCCGCTGCGTTTTGCCGTCCCGCACCACCGACACACCGGTCACCGAGCCGTCGGCGTCGGCGATCAGCTCGGTCATCGGCGAGTCCAGCCACAGCGGAATGCCGCGTTCCCTCATGGTCAATCGGAGGCGGGCGGCCAGTGATTGACCGATGGCCGCCATCCGCTCGCCGAACACCCGCGCGCGGATCATCCGCGATATCAGCTTGAGCAACACGCCCTTGCCTGCCCACGATTGCCGGATTCGGTAGAACGTGCGGAGTTCCTTGGGGCCCAGCCAGATTCCTCTCGGCGCCAGCGCCAGGGGCTGCAGCAGTCGCTGCTCGTCGGGGCCGAGCTTGCGCAGGTCGATGGGTGGCACGTTGATCGTGCTGCCGAGTTCGGATCCGCCGGGAAGCTCCGGATAGTAGTCGGCGTAGCCGGGTTTCCAGACGAACTCACACCATCCGGAGAGCCGTTCGAGGAATGCGAGCATTTGCGGCGCGGACTCGACGTACTGGCGTATCCGCGCCTCGCTGACCAGTCCGTCGGTGATCTGGAGCAGGTATTCGACGACGCGGTCGGGTTCCGGGGCGTAGCCCTCCCTGCGCTGTGCGGGCGCCCCGGGCACCCAGATGCCGCCGCCGGACAACGCGGTGGAACCGCCGAAGAAGGAGGACTTCTCCACGACCACGACGTCCAGCCCGGCAGCCTGGGCGGTCAGGGCGGCCGTCATCCCGCCGCCGCCCGATCCCACGACAAGTACGTCGACAACGTGGCCGAAGTCGTTTACCGCAGCGGTCATTTCGGCACTGCCGTTCTGATGGCGAAGCCGGCGATCAGCTCGGCGGCCGGCTTGTAGTAGCGCCCGGTGGTTTCGTAGGGCCCGACGCTCGCCAGCGCCGCGAATGCGGCCACCCACGTTCTGATTTCCTGGGCTGAGCTGCCGCCCTCGTGGGCCACGAACGAATTCGACCACTTGTCGAGTTCGTCCAGCCGACCGCCGTCGACGATCTCGAGAAACCGCTGATCCCAGGCCGGGTTTAGCGGCTGCAGGTCGCTCTCGCCGGCGGCGAAGCTCTTGGCCGCATCGATCACGGCTGCCTGCCGGGCCTGCCGCTGTTCGGGTGTCATCGGCCGGCCGTGGA includes:
- a CDS encoding FAD-binding protein encodes the protein MTAAVNDFGHVVDVLVVGSGGGGMTAALTAQAAGLDVVVVEKSSFFGGSTALSGGGIWVPGAPAQRREGYAPEPDRVVEYLLQITDGLVSEARIRQYVESAPQMLAFLERLSGWCEFVWKPGYADYYPELPGGSELGSTINVPPIDLRKLGPDEQRLLQPLALAPRGIWLGPKELRTFYRIRQSWAGKGVLLKLISRMIRARVFGERMAAIGQSLAARLRLTMRERGIPLWLDSPMTELIADADGSVTGVSVVRDGKTQRIGARLGVILASGGFDHDLAWRKELLPVVDQDWSFGNPSAMGDGIRAAQKLGAATDLLDEAWWFPAIQWPDGRMQFMLNERMMPAQFIVNGDGKRFINEAAPYMDFGHAMIDGQKSGVTHIPCWLITDHRSWNRYVIGGHLPLPKIPGAPVPTGRKVPSAWLESGVVKAATTWEEMATKIGVPADNLCETAWRFNELARKGHDDDFNRGDSVYDNYYGDPTLPNPNLYPLGDPPYYAFRIVLGDLGTSGGLRTDEYARVLREDDTVIPGLYAVGNTSAPVMGRSYAGAGATIGPAMTFGFVAANHIAAHAANRTLNSHRR